The genome window TTTACCAGGTAAATTCTGTTGACAGATTTAAGTATTTCCTAAAAGCTTTAAAGATATCCACACTGTAGTCCTCATTCGGTGTAAAATCCTGAACAGGCCAAAGTCTCATGGTCCACCATTTTTCTTGTTAACACAGGAAGTAAAGGGAATAAAGAATTTATATTGAATGAAATCACAGGGAAAACTGTAAGTTTTCAAACAGAAGTCGCTCTATACGGCAGACATTTACATTAGCTAGTAATGATGTGGCAATTCCCCTCCTGGGTATACAAGTTCTCATATAACAGCAGTCATTTTAGAGCATGGAATAAAACCTTTACCTTGGCTTCTGATGCAATAACCAAATACAGATCTTAAAGTGACATCCCCATTGCGCAGTTCTACACATTCATTTTGAACCTCCTTCAGtcctatctttttttttttttaagccatttgTAACACACTCAACATTGTTTCATCTGAGCattcacacaggaaaaaaaagcaaacacaacaatataaaacaaaaacaataaacaaaccACATTTCATAAACTATCAAGAGTAACAAAAATTTACAAGCATAAACCCGTTCAAAATAATCAATTTTACATATCTAtatgggaaggaaaagaaacttaAGACAAATTCTgtaaaagatgaaagaaagagaagaaaattaaaggtcaaggaagaaagcaaggagagcaaacagcaaaagaaaggtCAGAAGATATTCAGACTTTGGACACAGGGTTGGGAGTCACAGGTCAGCAAAGACCAAGAAATGAAGTTACTAAGAACTGGAAAGAGAACAAGGACTGATGCAGAAGGAAACCTCTAGGCCACTACAAAATTAACCCAAACTAACTGATTCCAAATGGGCCAAATAATCCACCTTGACCCTGCAAATAACTTAGTCATGCATACAGCTAAGTGACTTTGATTAGCACGACCACTGCTGTGGGCTGCATTATAACTGCCTGAAGAAATGACACCTCAGTTTCCAGTAAGGAAGCACAGCAGCTTCCCCCAGCCTCTTTCCCTCCAAAACGGATATTGGCATTTTGGGCTGAGCCTTCAAATTCCATCTCACCATCAGTTTTCTCTTCCCTCATTACAGACACCCGTGCACCCTACTGGGACAAATGACATACTGGCAGTGGCAGCAGGATTTACAagaccacagaaaaaaatcagtttgctaAAACTGATTTTAGAGAAGTTTTCTGAATGTATAGATGGCGGTCTCTTAGGTTTCACTTATCTTAAAACCTCACACTAATACAGAAAGCTTACTTTAGCTTTAACAGATATCTCTGTACAGCCACCTTGTTTTTCCAACAAATCAAGGATCTGAGGACCCTGAGAACAGGCGAGCGGGAGAAAAAAGCAACCTACTGAATTAGGACACGAAGCTGCTCATGACAATTCTCATCCATAACAGTCACTATCCTTATTTCACATAGGAAGACACTACGGTGAATAATTAGATTGTGACGTTAATTTCACTTAAATTTAACTTGGGTAACATGATTCCCAGGCTACTTGCTGCACCCGATTCACGGCTTTCATATGCAAAGGAGCTTAACAGAGGGCTGAAGGAGAAGCTGGGCCCTGGGAAGGCCTGAGAGAGAACAGGACAGAAAGGTGGTGGTTACCAGCATTTTCAGGCCTGTTTGTAAACCAAATTACTATTCTCATGACCTCCAGGTATTGCAAACAAGGGCGCTGCTTCCATGGCGGAATTGACCTCATCTCCCCTCATCAGCCACAGATCCTTGGTGTCTCCTCCTACTTGGAAGGGAGAACATGGTGAAAAGCAGCTGGTTTTAACCTGAGTTATTTGTACGATGCATGGCCCAGAAAGTAATGAACACTGATGCAAATGAGAGGGCTAAACCGTACTTGGAGTGTGGGAAGGCATCCCACGaaatcacagcagcagccccaagCAGCTATGCAGAACAGTGCAAGATCTTCACTGTCAGGTCAATAGCAGGTTGGGCAACAGTCCTTCTTCTCATCTGTCAGTTTATTTtggaacacaagaaaacaacaacaaatactGAGAAATGCGTTCCTCTCTTTCTCAGAaggggagatgctgccaggGACAGGCTGTTGGAACAGTGAATAAACATAGGACTTAGAAGACACCAGCTTGCAATGGTAGTTTTGAGGGGGACAGGAGGACTGCTCTTTTCCATAATAAAGGAAACATTGACCATGGCTTGTCACTATTGTTGgataagggggaaaaaaaaaaaggtttcttcaGCTACTGCTTTTGAAAGCATTTCAGGTTAGCTCGGAATTCGTAGGAATGCACAAACCTGGGCTACACGCTACATGTGGCACTAGGTATTGAACAAAACACGCAGCGAGCATTGGCAGCTATGGAGCTATCCCGAAAGACAAGACTCGTACACACTGAGAGCAGCGCTCACTGCAGCACTCAGCAgcaggctgtccctgctctAAACAAGATGGGTAATGTAACAGCAGCAAATATGAATCTTGGTGTTAGTTCATCTCGTGATTTCTTGGTTTCACGTTAGATTTCATAAAAAGGCTAATTTTGGTCTTATCCTTTTTCTGTTCTATATTGCAGGGATAATGCCAAAAGTAGTTTTCAATTATGTAACTTTACGAAAGATGCATTTTCTGGGGAATTCCTCCCAAGACActgtccctctctctctcttacaGCACACATTCCACTCAAATGCCAGCTGGCATAGAATTATTAAGTTCGGAATATAAGATCTAGCAGTCCCCTTTATCTTCAGGATGATTTATCCCTCAATGTACATGTACTCAAGCAAAAACGAAAGAGGTAAAGACGATCGTGACCTTCTCCCAATTCCAGAAGTCAGGGACCGGCTGCCAGAGGTACCAAGCAGCTCACGTTCAAGAATGGATTTATAGCCCATCAGCTTTTCTTCACTGCCTGTCCATGTTCCTGCTCCTACCCCAGTTTCACCAAGAGATGCCCAGTTACTGTGGAATAAAAGCTGGTACATGGACAATTAAGACTAGAGTTGTCATTCTTTCTCCTGTGACCTGGCTTTAAAAAGGACATCTTACagattctttgttttctgaagggGTAAAGCTAGTTAAAATCAGGTCCTTGTTAATTCCCTCAACCATTCAGAAGCACATCTATTAGAAATGAactcacatgaaaaatacaGGACATGCCAGCACGTGCCTAATTTAACTCAGAGTTCCTTATAGATCCTTCCCCCAAGGTAGGTAAAGCCTGGTAAGCacatttaattatatatttaagtgtatttaacatttaaatataaatacatttaaaatactttaagcaTTAAACCGTATATTATTTTGAGTACAGCAGAGACAAATCTTTTACATAAATACTGCTACATAGTAAGAAGAGCTTCTTTTTAAGATCTGTGACTTTTTAGTCTAACCTTTAGTGTAAAACCTTAAGAACAACTGCTAATACTTACAGAAACCATACTGAAACTGTTGTAAGTTGGAGAGAAGCCATATGAAAAGAGTTACAGGTTTACAGTCCCGTTACAGGTTTAGAGTTATGGGTGCCATCACTTATTAAAGGTCCTCAAACATCAAGGCTGCCCATTCCTAGTAAGATCACTCTTGTAGCTACGTAGCACAATGCAATAAATCTAACagagaaagctgcagaaaaatgtttttttgaaattatatagatttaaataaatatttatgcaggTTTATAAACAGTGCTCTGGACAGGCAATTTAAAgtataaaatatgtttatttcaaTTATATACAGCTCAGTACATTTTGATATACATCTTGATATTTTGCAGTCTGTAACATCAACACAAATACATGGTTCCATAGCCACCCCCCGCCAACTCCTCAACTTGCATTCCCTTGGGATATTCATTGTTTAAAACAACTTTAAATGAACTTTTAAGTATGCAAAACATGCTCTTCCTCCCAAGCACTAGCAAAGATGCAAGAAAAAGATATTCCAATGGAGTCAGTGTGTTTAATTTATGCCAGCAATTCAAAGCAATCCAGCTTTTCAAAAAGGCACAGGGATGCGTATACAGAACAACAATCGTCTTTGGTGGTCTGATATCCAACAAGAATTAAGACACGCAATGTTATCTTCTTTCCagaaaggaagaggtaagaattTTTCAGAGATAAACACATTCCTTCAGAATCatagtttgcaaaaaaaaatgcagtaaggAAATGCAATTCTTAACAAAAAACTTTTTggaaaaatagatattttgtATACTCATAGCTAGACAGTACAAACCTAGGCACACACTACAGTGTGTATTGACactttattcagaaaaaataaacccatgTGAGACATGGTGTAAAAGGCCTGTTATGGTGCAAAGTTCCTAGATGAAGTAAACATGTAGATATCTATTTCTTTCAGCAAACTAAGGCATGTATgttgcactttttaaaaaactgtatgTTGTTCTTCCAAAGCCTTTAGACTAAGCAGATTCACAGTGATCTAACTATATTTTGGAATATGACTGTATTAGAAATACAACGTGGAATGAGAATATCACTTTTTtgatagtaaaaaaaaataaaaaaattggtTCCTAGGCTTTAATTATTTGGAAAGAAGTTCCAACATTAGATCAGTGTTGCTGATCTACTGAGTTCCTTCATGATGTGTTAATGCACTTACTGTAGATCTAATGCATATAAGTACACATAAGTATGTGCATAAGTGCGCACAGATCCAGTGCAGATAAGTACATTCAAGACATCAATCATCTAGgctagaaataaaaagaatttcATACAGAAATTCCTCAGTAGCAGTTTTCCACACTAAAAGTACTTTAATTGCAAGATAGTCTATTTGTGAAAGCTTGCTCTTTTGGTGATAAACTTTAAACCTGAGACACAGCAAAAACCCACACGTGATCTCTCATGGCTGGGTACATTGGTGAATAACTTAATACTTGCATCATTACCATTTACGTAACATTGTGTTATGATGAGAGTTACctataaagaaaaaacctttGGAGCATTCCTGGGGTCTGATGTATTGTGCAAAGTGCATGCTTCTGTACTGGGGCTGATCAAATGGCACGTAACCCGTGTAGGCTTCAGATTTTCAACTTAGGATATTGTACAGTCATCTCTGGATCTACCCTTACCCCTTCTGCCACCTTGTGAATCCTCCTTGGTTTCATCTCTGTTATTGCTAGCACTTTCCAAATCCTGTTCTGAAACATCATcatcttctattttttccactttattaGAATCTGATGCTTTGATTTCATCCTCTATCACATCGGTCTTCTCATCAGTTTTCCATGACGCTTCCCCTTGCAAGTGCCCTGTTTCTTCAGGCTCACCTCCTTTTCTATGCTGGAAGCTGTCATCTGCAGTCAAGGCAGCTTCGGTTTCTATTTTGtctgttctttcttcagctTCATCCATTTGGGCAGTTTTTCCCACAGCACTGTTTCCATCACCCTCTTCTTTCTGTGTATCGGCTTTCTCTCCATCACATATTCCCTCAGTTTCTAGTATCTGTTTTGACTCTTCATCAAAATCAAATGCATCACCATCATCTTCCTGTCTTTCATCTGCTTGACCCTCCAGTTTAACTTGCTCACTAGCATTTTCATCCTGCTCAGCTTTCTGTGCCAGGGAATTATCTGCACCTTCCTTAGAAGCAAATTCACCACCATGGTGGTCTGCAAGCTCTAACTCttgctcattttctttcagtgtttctttaTCAATTTCGTTTTCAGTAGTTACATCTACAGCTGACTTTTCTTTAGATTCACCTTTCTCTTGTTTAACTACATTCTGCACTTCACCTTctaaagaaatacttttctctTCCACTGTATCACCTGCTGTTTCTTCACTACACTGAACTGTTTGATCGTCTACATTTGGCTGTAAATCTTCTATTCGTTCTGtcctactttccttttctttcccagacTCATCCCCTCTTTCCAATTCTGAATCTTTAATTCTGTCATCTAAAAGACTTGGGTCTAAACTGGCTTCCTGACTCCTCATCTCTTTCACAACATCTGTGTCTGGCTCTGCCTGCTCCAGtatgtttcctttttcctcagCAGAACAGCCTACAGCCTCCACAGATGCCTTATCTTGCTCACCTGTTTCTGCAGAATCTGAACACATCTCCAGCTCTTCCATTACTACTTCCTTCTGTCCATCCTTCTCAGCCACAGCATTTTCAAGTTCACTTTTatcttgcatatttttttcctctgatgaTGCAGAAGGACTACCCTCTGAAGAAACTGCTTGGATGTGGGCCTGATCTCCACTGTCTTCCTTCTCACTTTTATTTGCTGGGACATCACTTTCACATGACTCCGTTCCCTCCACACCCACAGACTCCATTTCACTCGTTTGACCCTGAACTGCACGCCCAACCTCATTTGCTTTTTCAGCTCTATCACCTCCTATTTTATCTGTTCTTCCATCAGCGCAGTCTTTGCTTTCAACAAGCCTTTCCTCCAAGATATTTGGAACTTTGCTTTCAGGACCTTCTTCTGAGTCCTGGAGTCCCTCAGCGTGACTCTCCTCATTTACCTCTTCACTAAGCAAGCCTCCTACTGTAACCTCTGCTAGCCCTGCCTGGTGAGAAACCAACTCACAGCTCTCACCGGTAACATCAGCTTCTTGATCCATTGCATTGTCACTCAGGCCATGGCTAGTTTCAAGATGCTCTTGTTCTTCCTGTTCAGGTACAGCTTTGTCCAGTTCATGCTCTGTACTGATGATGTTAGGCATCTCCTGAGGAGTCTCAAAAACCTGATGACCTTGCAGAGAACCCACCTCCAAGTCCTGATTTGTCCGTGCATCTAGGTCATGGTGTTTCGCCTCTGTACTAACAGGCTGTTGGGCTGCTGTGCCTGTGGACTCAGCCTCCTTTCTCAAATCATCTGTGTCACTATCACTGTTTGAAGATGCACTCCCTGATACATGTTCTGTAAGGTTCTGAAGTTGTTCTGTAAACTTACTATCTGGTAACACCACCGTTGACAGGGCATCACATTCTCCAACCATTTTTTCTGCCTGAGCATTTTCATCAGCATGCAATGTCTGTACTTCCTGCTCCTCTTTGTGTTCCTCACGCTCTGTATTCtgcaagatttcttttttccccacatcctccaaaatctcatttttcatgTCCACTTCATTGGCTTTGCCTAAAAGACCATTGAGAAAGTTGAAGGGACCACACCCATAGCACTTACCTCCCCGCTTAAAACCCGAAAGAGAATGAATCAAAGAACAGGTTAAGGAAAGATCAGCTTTTGCCAATTACGTGAGGCAAAGCAGCAATTGAATTAGTAAGGGCTGCGGGTTTTTGATCACTGAAAATCACCACCACCCTCTCAAAGCAAGAAGTCTCTGGTGCTGGCTTGTGTTTTTGTAAAGGAGAAGATTTATGCTCTTGGCTGTGTGACTTACAGCTTTTGTAGATGAGGACAACTGTTTCCAGCAGTGCAATTTAACAGTAAAAGCTGCAGATGTAGCGCTAACAGTAAACATTGTTTTTTCTCAGCAATATTATCTGCAACTTTAACCCTAACAGCACTATGCATGCAAGAGTGTGTGTCTGATGCCATTATAAGGAAGTGATCAAGGATTATTCAGTAATAATTTACTCCTAAGCAAAATAAACAGGTATCATCACTGTGCATGACAAACACTGAATGCAAAATTGATAGGCAAGCAAATGCTTCAGCTGTTTAACATTACCAACACAGACCAAAGCTCAGGTTCTCTGTGCCTCTTAAAGCCACTTCATCCACTCAAAGGGATGAAGGTATTAGAAAGGTATTAGAACAACAGTGTTTGCTGTTTCAGCAGGTAGCTTTTGGGTCTATGTTGTACCTGTTTCCAAAAACAACAGAgtaaggaaagacagaaaacatattacattttaaaatacacccTTACCTTGGTTTTGGTGTTCCAGATTATTTCCCCACAAAAACTGAGTGAGGAAAAAAGCAGCCAACAGCTAAAAGCAAGATAACTTGCACTTGAAACGGCTGGCTGCCCGTCGCTATTTATTAATATGTTCATTTAGaacaaaaacagaagaaaaaaaatattgtttcctttccttccactAGTATAACAAGTTCTCTGAGTGGCCATTCATCACAATCAACTCTGTAAGAAGGATGTTTTTGCCAACCAGATTTCTCCTCAACACTATGCACCTCAGAGTTATATTCTTTGAATTTAACAGCAATAATCCTGTTATAACAAGTAAAAATGTTGAAGTGTT of Columba livia isolate bColLiv1 breed racing homer chromosome 7, bColLiv1.pat.W.v2, whole genome shotgun sequence contains these proteins:
- the LRRFIP1 gene encoding leucine-rich repeat flightless-interacting protein 1 isoform X10; protein product: MQRLQLCGDTVVLVHIYFLVNVFVPSVMQVKAEARLAAKRAARAEAREIRMKELERQQKEIYQVQKKYYGLDTKWGDIEQWMEDSERYSRRARRNASASDEDERMSVGSRGSLRSHLEYTSTYPMAGLENERTKKKNYSKATNGYEEDMYGSSQSRKSSRASYYSDLGLHNSGYASTSQPSSQNGNWPSLLYSDALPARSYRPSEYSCYLGSGSRASSRASSARASPVIEERPEKDFEKGARTVSSLSAATLASLGGTSSRRGSGDTSISADTEASIREIKDIYELKDQIQDIEGKYMQGLKEMKDSLAEVEEKYKKAMVSNAQLDNEKTNFMYQVDTLKDALLELEEQLAESRRQYEEKSKEFEREKHAHSILQFQFKEIKEALKQREEMLAEIQQLQQKQQSYVREISDLQETIEWKDKKIGALERQKDFFDSIRSERDDLRDEVVVLKEQLKKHGIIPDSDVATNGETSDILNNEGHLDSSTTVPGTTQALKTGGDGSLGKANEVDMKNEILEDVGKKEILQNTEREEHKEEQEVQTLHADENAQAEKMVGECDALSTVVLPDSKFTEQLQNLTEHVSGSASSNSDSDTDDLRKEAESTGTAAQQPVSTEAKHHDLDARTNQDLEVGSLQGHQVFETPQEMPNIISTEHELDKAVPEQEEQEHLETSHGLSDNAMDQEADVTGESCELVSHQAGLAEVTVGGLLSEEVNEESHAEGLQDSEEGPESKVPNILEERLVESKDCADGRTDKIGGDRAEKANEVGRAVQGQTSEMESVGVEGTESCESDVPANKSEKEDSGDQAHIQAVSSEGSPSASSEEKNMQDKSELENAVAEKDGQKEVVMEELEMCSDSAETGEQDKASVEAVGCSAEEKGNILEQAEPDTDVVKEMRSQEASLDPSLLDDRIKDSELERGDESGKEKESRTERIEDLQPNVDDQTVQCSEETAGDTVEEKSISLEGEVQNVVKQEKGESKEKSAVDVTTENEIDKETLKENEQELELADHHGGEFASKEGADNSLAQKAEQDENASEQVKLEGQADERQEDDGDAFDFDEESKQILETEGICDGEKADTQKEEGDGNSAVGKTAQMDEAEERTDKIETEAALTADDSFQHRKGGEPEETGHLQGEASWKTDEKTDVIEDEIKASDSNKVEKIEDDDVSEQDLESASNNRDETKEDSQGGRRGKGRSRDDCTIS
- the LRRFIP1 gene encoding leucine-rich repeat flightless-interacting protein 1 isoform X19; this translates as MQRLQLCGDTVVLVHIYFLVNVFVPSVMQVKAEARLAAKRAARAEAREIRMKELERQQKEIYQVQKKYYGLDTKWGDIEQWMEDSERYSRRARRNASASDEDERMSVGSRGSLRAGLENERTKKKNYSKATNGYEEDMYGSSQSRKSSRPSLLYSDALPARSYRASVYDESVYSGSRRYSASSSRAPSEYSCYLGSGSRASSRASSARASPVIEERPEKDFEKGARTVSSLSAATLASLGGTSSRRGSGDTSISADTEASIREIKDIYELKDQIQDIEGKYMQGLKEMKDSLAEVEEKYKKAMVSNAQLDNEKTNFMYQVDTLKDALLELEEQLAESRRQYEEKSKEFEREKHAHSILQFQFKEIKEALKQREEMLAEIQQLQQKQQSYVREISDLQETIEWKDKKIGALERQKDFFDSIRSERDDLRDEVVVLKEQLKKHGIIPDSDVATNGETSDILNNEGHLDSSTTVPGTTQALKTGGDGSLGKANEVDMKNEILEDVGKKEILQNTEREEHKEEQEVQTLHADENAQAEKMVGECDALSTVVLPDSKFTEQLQNLTEHVSGSASSNSDSDTDDLRKEAESTGTAAQQPVSTEAKHHDLDARTNQDLEVGSLQGHQVFETPQEMPNIISTEHELDKAVPEQEEQEHLETSHGLSDNAMDQEADVTGESCELVSHQAGLAEVTVGGLLSEEVNEESHAEGLQDSEEGPESKVPNILEERLVESKDCADGRTDKIGGDRAEKANEVGRAVQGQTSEMESVGVEGTESCESDVPANKSEKEDSGDQAHIQAVSSEGSPSASSEEKNMQDKSELENAVAEKDGQKEVVMEELEMCSDSAETGEQDKASVEAVGCSAEEKGNILEQAEPDTDVVKEMRSQEASLDPSLLDDRIKDSELERGDESGKEKESRTERIEDLQPNVDDQTVQCSEETAGDTVEEKSISLEGEVQNVVKQEKGESKEKSAVDVTTENEIDKETLKENEQELELADHHGGEFASKEGADNSLAQKAEQDENASEQVKLEGQADERQEDDGDAFDFDEESKQILETEGICDGEKADTQKEEGDGNSAVGKTAQMDEAEERTDKIETEAALTADDSFQHRKGGEPEETGHLQGEASWKTDEKTDVIEDEIKASDSNKVEKIEDDDVSEQDLESASNNRDETKEDSQGGRRGKGRSRDDCTIS
- the LRRFIP1 gene encoding leucine-rich repeat flightless-interacting protein 1 isoform X18, translated to MEAAADCLSPAARQQAEARLAAKRAARAEAREIRMKELERQQKEEDSERYSRRARRNASASDEDERMSVGSRGSLRSHLEYTSTYPMAGLENERTKKKNYSKATNGYEEDMYGSSQSRKSSRASYYSDLGLHNSGYASTSQPSSQNGNWPSLLYSDALPARSYRASVYDESVYSGSRRYSASSSRAPSEYSCYLGSGSRASSRASSARASPVIEERPEKDFEKGARTVSSLSAATLASLGGTSSRRGSGDTSISADTEASIREIKDIYELKDQIQDIEGKYMQGLKEMKDSLAEVEEKYKKAMVSNAQLDNEKTNFMYQVDTLKDALLELEEQLAESRRQYEEKSKEFEREKHAHSILQFQFKEIKEALKQREEMLAEIQQLQQKQQSYVREISDLQETIEWKDKKIGALERQKDFFDSIRSERDDLRDEVVVLKEQLKKHGIIPDSDVATNGETSDILNNEGHLDSSTTVPGTTQALKTGGDGSLGKANEVDMKNEILEDVGKKEILQNTEREEHKEEQEVQTLHADENAQAEKMVGECDALSTVVLPDSKFTEQLQNLTEHVSGSASSNSDSDTDDLRKEAESTGTAAQQPVSTEAKHHDLDARTNQDLEVGSLQGHQVFETPQEMPNIISTEHELDKAVPEQEEQEHLETSHGLSDNAMDQEADVTGESCELVSHQAGLAEVTVGGLLSEEVNEESHAEGLQDSEEGPESKVPNILEERLVESKDCADGRTDKIGGDRAEKANEVGRAVQGQTSEMESVGVEGTESCESDVPANKSEKEDSGDQAHIQAVSSEGSPSASSEEKNMQDKSELENAVAEKDGQKEVVMEELEMCSDSAETGEQDKASVEAVGCSAEEKGNILEQAEPDTDVVKEMRSQEASLDPSLLDDRIKDSELERGDESGKEKESRTERIEDLQPNVDDQTVQCSEETAGDTVEEKSISLEGEVQNVVKQEKGESKEKSAVDVTTENEIDKETLKENEQELELADHHGGEFASKEGADNSLAQKAEQDENASEQVKLEGQADERQEDDGDAFDFDEESKQILETEGICDGEKADTQKEEGDGNSAVGKTAQMDEAEERTDKIETEAALTADDSFQHRKGGEPEETGHLQGEASWKTDEKTDVIEDEIKASDSNKVEKIEDDDVSEQDLESASNNRDETKEDSQGGRRGKGRSRDDCTIS
- the LRRFIP1 gene encoding leucine-rich repeat flightless-interacting protein 1 isoform X9; translated protein: MEAAADCLSPAARQQAEARLAAKRAARAEAREIRMKELERQQKEKYYGLDTKWGDIEQWMEDSERYSRRARRNASASDEDERMSVGSRGSLRSHLEYTSTYPMAGLENERTKKKNYSKATNGYEEDMYGSSQSRKSSRASYYSDLGLHNSGYASTSQPSSQNGNWPSLLYSDALPARSYRASVYDESVYSGSRRYSASSSRAPSEYSCYLGSGSRASSRASSARASPVIEERPEKDFEKGARTVSSLSAATLASLGGTSSRRGSGDTSISADTEASIREIKDIYELKDQIQDIEGKYMQGLKEMKDSLAEVEEKYKKAMVSNAQLDNEKTNFMYQVDTLKDALLELEEQLAESRRQYEEKSKEFEREKHAHSILQFQFKEIKEALKQREEMLAEIQQLQQKQQSYVREISDLQETIEWKDKKIGALERQKDFFDSIRSERDDLRDEVVVLKEQLKKHGIIPDSDVATNGETSDILNNEGHLDSSTTVPGTTQALKTGGDGSLGKANEVDMKNEILEDVGKKEILQNTEREEHKEEQEVQTLHADENAQAEKMVGECDALSTVVLPDSKFTEQLQNLTEHVSGSASSNSDSDTDDLRKEAESTGTAAQQPVSTEAKHHDLDARTNQDLEVGSLQGHQVFETPQEMPNIISTEHELDKAVPEQEEQEHLETSHGLSDNAMDQEADVTGESCELVSHQAGLAEVTVGGLLSEEVNEESHAEGLQDSEEGPESKVPNILEERLVESKDCADGRTDKIGGDRAEKANEVGRAVQGQTSEMESVGVEGTESCESDVPANKSEKEDSGDQAHIQAVSSEGSPSASSEEKNMQDKSELENAVAEKDGQKEVVMEELEMCSDSAETGEQDKASVEAVGCSAEEKGNILEQAEPDTDVVKEMRSQEASLDPSLLDDRIKDSELERGDESGKEKESRTERIEDLQPNVDDQTVQCSEETAGDTVEEKSISLEGEVQNVVKQEKGESKEKSAVDVTTENEIDKETLKENEQELELADHHGGEFASKEGADNSLAQKAEQDENASEQVKLEGQADERQEDDGDAFDFDEESKQILETEGICDGEKADTQKEEGDGNSAVGKTAQMDEAEERTDKIETEAALTADDSFQHRKGGEPEETGHLQGEASWKTDEKTDVIEDEIKASDSNKVEKIEDDDVSEQDLESASNNRDETKEDSQGGRRGKGRSRDDCTIS
- the LRRFIP1 gene encoding leucine-rich repeat flightless-interacting protein 1 isoform X7, translating into MEAAADCLSPAARQQAEARLAAKRAARAEAREIRMKELERQQKEIYQVQKKYYGLDTKWGDIEQWMEDSERYSRRARRNASASDEDERMSVGSRGSLRSHLEYTSTYPMAGLENERTKKKNYSKATNGYEEDMYGSSQSRKSSRASYYSDLGLHNSGYASTSQPSSQNGNWPSLLYSDALPARSYRASVYDESVYSGSRRYSASSSRAPSEYSCYLGSGSRASSRASSARASPVIEERPEKDFEKGARTVSSLSAATLASLGGTSSRRGSGDTSISADTEASIREIKDIYELKDQIQDIEGKYMQGLKEMKDSLAEVEEKYKKAMVSNAQLDNEKTNFMYQVDTLKDALLELEEQLAESRRQYEEKSKEFEREKHAHSILQFQFKEIKEALKQREEMLAEIQQLQQKQQSYVREISDLQETIEWKDKKIGALERQKDFFDSIRSERDDLRDEVVVLKEQLKKHGIIPDSDVATNGETSDILNNEGHLDSSTTVPGTTQALKTGGDGSLGKANEVDMKNEILEDVGKKEILQNTEREEHKEEQEVQTLHADENAQAEKMVGECDALSTVVLPDSKFTEQLQNLTEHVSGSASSNSDSDTDDLRKEAESTGTAAQQPVSTEAKHHDLDARTNQDLEVGSLQGHQVFETPQEMPNIISTEHELDKAVPEQEEQEHLETSHGLSDNAMDQEADVTGESCELVSHQAGLAEVTVGGLLSEEVNEESHAEGLQDSEEGPESKVPNILEERLVESKDCADGRTDKIGGDRAEKANEVGRAVQGQTSEMESVGVEGTESCESDVPANKSEKEDSGDQAHIQAVSSEGSPSASSEEKNMQDKSELENAVAEKDGQKEVVMEELEMCSDSAETGEQDKASVEAVGCSAEEKGNILEQAEPDTDVVKEMRSQEASLDPSLLDDRIKDSELERGDESGKEKESRTERIEDLQPNVDDQTVQCSEETAGDTVEEKSISLEGEVQNVVKQEKGESKEKSAVDVTTENEIDKETLKENEQELELADHHGGEFASKEGADNSLAQKAEQDENASEQVKLEGQADERQEDDGDAFDFDEESKQILETEGICDGEKADTQKEEGDGNSAVGKTAQMDEAEERTDKIETEAALTADDSFQHRKGGEPEETGHLQGEASWKTDEKTDVIEDEIKASDSNKVEKIEDDDVSEQDLESASNNRDETKEDSQGGRRGKGRSRDDCTIS